In the genome of Spirochaetia bacterium, one region contains:
- a CDS encoding MFS transporter, whose protein sequence is MDTRVAFRKRTIPILVLGVFMMYFYSGLQADHLNVLTPYYTKLGWSAVTITNPVTWAGFVVIPATLLVGTLLIKFGVKNVVVPSTIIVGISTIGLSLSGTNLVMYSICLFCMRLFILPLQMGAFMLCTNWFIKTRGRALGTMVMGSPLCTATFIALLTIGVDRIGLRLTYSLTGGIILVLALLIAIFVVSSPEDVGLFPDGATVAPTHEKDEEKLSFKAVFSKLDAWMLVFSLGWLQFCICCIMPFFVVRMNMSGSTPALYLSFLSVAAIGGMFSSNFFGFLDDKFGTVKASLALCIAYFLTIVGLLLMTKNNIPMLVVTAIGIAGISGGTGTLHPSITTYVYGRKQYQAANRWIMTVQSIIMAFGIYFMSSVMDATGSLDLAYEIMIGLVVIAVICLLVIGRKPDFDRSQQKPMN, encoded by the coding sequence ATGGATACTAGAGTTGCTTTCAGGAAACGGACTATTCCTATCCTTGTCTTGGGTGTCTTCATGATGTACTTTTATTCAGGACTGCAGGCAGATCACCTGAATGTGCTGACACCTTACTATACGAAATTGGGCTGGAGTGCCGTAACGATTACCAACCCGGTTACATGGGCCGGTTTTGTTGTTATTCCTGCTACCTTGCTTGTCGGAACATTGTTGATCAAGTTCGGTGTAAAGAACGTAGTAGTACCTTCGACGATTATCGTCGGTATATCTACGATTGGATTGTCCCTTTCCGGTACCAACTTGGTCATGTATAGCATTTGTCTGTTCTGCATGAGACTTTTTATACTTCCGCTTCAGATGGGTGCCTTCATGCTCTGCACCAATTGGTTCATAAAGACCCGTGGACGGGCATTGGGAACGATGGTAATGGGAAGTCCATTGTGTACTGCAACTTTCATTGCCTTGTTGACTATTGGAGTCGACAGAATCGGTTTGAGGCTTACCTACTCGCTGACCGGAGGTATTATTCTGGTACTTGCCTTGCTTATCGCAATCTTTGTAGTTTCAAGCCCTGAGGATGTCGGTCTGTTCCCCGATGGCGCAACTGTGGCTCCTACCCATGAGAAAGATGAAGAGAAACTGTCCTTCAAAGCTGTTTTCAGCAAGTTGGATGCTTGGATGTTGGTTTTTTCGTTGGGGTGGCTCCAATTCTGTATCTGTTGTATCATGCCGTTTTTTGTCGTTCGCATGAATATGTCAGGATCAACACCGGCCCTTTATCTTTCCTTCCTTTCTGTCGCTGCTATCGGCGGTATGTTTTCTAGTAATTTCTTTGGTTTCCTTGATGATAAGTTCGGTACCGTAAAGGCGAGTCTGGCTCTTTGTATTGCCTATTTTCTTACTATCGTAGGTCTTTTGCTTATGACAAAAAACAATATTCCGATGTTGGTCGTCACTGCCATCGGTATTGCCGGTATCAGCGGTGGGACAGGTACGTTGCATCCTTCCATTACTACATATGTCTATGGCCGTAAGCAATATCAGGCAGCAAATCGTTGGATTATGACTGTGCAGTCGATTATCATGGCTTTCGGTATTTATTTCATGTCTTCCGTAATGGATGCTACAGGGAGCTTGGATCTGGCCTACGAGATTATGATCGGATTGGTCGTAATAGCTGTCATTTGTCTGCTTGTCATCGGTAGGAAACCCGATTTTGACCGTAGCCAACAAAAACCAATGAATTGA
- a CDS encoding nitronate monooxygenase yields MDISHFTDIIDSLKSVSGKLVEQLPTDRISDSIKSMQHLGKLWPPLRIGNHTARIPIVQGGMGVGISLSSLASAVANAGGIGVIAANGIGLLEKDYYQEGRNAGLRALRKEIRKARELTKGIIGVNIMVALNDFHQMLDVAIEEKVDVIFMGAGLPIKGIPIRKLRENNVAVAPIVSSARAAGLIFRMWDKLYKDIPDAVVIEGPMAGGHLGFSADQIEKKEFQLENIIPQVRDSLVPFSHTYGREIPIVAGGGVFTGKDIHTILSLGASGVQMATRFVATDECDADIHFKKAYVNCTKDQIGLIKSPVGMPGRAIRNKFIENSEQGRHPAFRCAWKCLANCKAQEANYCISIALNNARKGMIDSGYVFAGAKAYLIDKIVPVADLFQELGNGYWIATHKKATQRLAQLVSSTRNLWEKYEELENKSRTAGQIYAQSLANLPNHSLSEARKQYKSALAKANSLQLQLIEKVMCAWKLVNEVPGPSETLPIKA; encoded by the coding sequence ATGGACATCTCACACTTCACTGACATCATCGATTCACTGAAATCAGTATCAGGCAAACTGGTCGAACAGTTACCGACAGACAGGATATCAGATTCCATCAAAAGCATGCAGCACCTTGGGAAGCTATGGCCTCCCCTGCGCATAGGGAACCACACAGCCCGCATCCCGATTGTCCAAGGCGGTATGGGAGTAGGTATATCACTTTCTTCTCTTGCGTCAGCAGTAGCAAATGCAGGAGGCATCGGTGTCATTGCTGCCAATGGTATCGGCCTTCTGGAAAAGGACTACTACCAGGAGGGAAGGAATGCCGGCCTCCGGGCATTGAGAAAGGAAATACGAAAAGCCAGGGAGCTGACAAAAGGCATCATCGGCGTCAATATCATGGTAGCGCTCAATGATTTTCATCAGATGCTTGATGTTGCAATTGAGGAAAAAGTCGATGTCATCTTCATGGGTGCAGGCCTTCCCATCAAGGGAATTCCTATCCGGAAGCTAAGAGAAAACAACGTCGCCGTTGCCCCTATCGTCAGTTCCGCAAGGGCAGCCGGCCTGATCTTCAGGATGTGGGACAAACTGTATAAGGATATTCCCGACGCAGTAGTCATCGAAGGGCCGATGGCAGGAGGCCATCTTGGTTTTTCTGCTGACCAGATAGAGAAAAAAGAATTCCAGCTGGAAAACATCATACCGCAGGTACGGGATTCCCTTGTTCCCTTTTCACACACATATGGGAGAGAAATTCCTATTGTGGCAGGAGGGGGTGTATTTACAGGAAAGGATATCCACACCATCCTCAGCCTCGGAGCCTCCGGTGTACAGATGGCAACACGTTTCGTTGCTACTGACGAGTGCGATGCTGACATACACTTCAAGAAGGCTTACGTCAACTGCACAAAGGACCAGATCGGCCTTATCAAAAGCCCCGTAGGTATGCCAGGAAGAGCCATACGGAATAAATTCATTGAAAACAGCGAGCAAGGCAGGCACCCTGCTTTCCGATGTGCATGGAAATGTCTGGCAAACTGCAAGGCACAGGAAGCCAACTATTGCATTTCAATTGCACTCAACAATGCCAGAAAAGGCATGATAGACAGCGGCTACGTATTTGCAGGAGCGAAAGCATATCTTATAGATAAAATAGTGCCTGTAGCCGACCTGTTCCAGGAACTTGGCAACGGTTATTGGATTGCAACCCATAAAAAAGCAACACAGAGATTGGCACAGCTGGTAAGCAGTACCAGGAACCTGTGGGAAAAATATGAGGAATTGGAAAACAAGTCCAGAACCGCCGGACAAATCTATGCACAGTCATTGGCAAATCTGCCAAACCATTCTCTCAGTGAAGCCAGAAAGCAATACAAATCGGCTCTGGCAAAGGCGAATAGCCTGCAACTGCAGTTGATCGAAAAGGTAATGTGTGCATGGAAGCTAGTCAATGAAGTACCGGGACCAAGCGAAACATTGCCGATAAAAGCCTAA
- a CDS encoding helix-turn-helix transcriptional regulator — protein MGFNIEQAILDNLKKSNLPEDCGYRLICESSQNIISHKSTFLTICFVHCSARIVLDGNKFNASAGNYIMVKESCPFSTQVLPLKAGEIGIFILDFSKDFFDELYYLQISDCPIFYDFFRPLSGEKEYLVFDNTENELPAWSSRLLLYEASKEYVGKKKAILACLVIFLTQLHRTHQNHLLISKSSMMTTYPFKAGRYLKYMADNYRTVTLNSMAKEFGYTPAYFSTLFKKMVWTTFSEKLMELKLEQAKSLLTTTSQSIEGITQLVGFTDKSYFHRCFKKKFGLTPGAYRKLHT, from the coding sequence ATGGGATTCAACATTGAACAGGCCATATTGGACAATCTGAAAAAATCCAATCTACCCGAAGATTGTGGTTATAGGCTGATCTGTGAAAGTTCACAGAATATCATTTCCCATAAATCTACGTTCCTTACCATATGTTTTGTCCATTGTTCTGCCAGGATAGTACTGGATGGCAACAAGTTCAATGCTTCTGCAGGCAATTACATCATGGTGAAAGAAAGTTGCCCGTTCAGTACCCAGGTACTCCCGCTGAAAGCTGGTGAGATCGGTATCTTTATCCTTGATTTCAGCAAGGATTTCTTCGACGAACTTTACTATTTACAGATCTCTGACTGTCCTATATTTTATGATTTCTTCAGACCGTTGTCCGGTGAAAAGGAATACCTGGTTTTTGACAATACAGAAAATGAATTGCCTGCATGGAGTTCCAGATTGCTGCTTTATGAAGCCAGTAAGGAATATGTCGGGAAAAAAAAGGCGATACTTGCATGCCTGGTCATTTTCCTTACACAATTGCATAGGACACACCAGAATCACCTGCTCATCAGCAAATCATCCATGATGACTACATATCCTTTCAAAGCCGGCAGATATCTCAAGTATATGGCAGACAACTATAGGACAGTGACACTTAATTCCATGGCAAAGGAATTCGGATATACTCCTGCGTATTTCTCAACCTTGTTCAAGAAAATGGTATGGACTACTTTTTCTGAAAAGCTTATGGAGCTGAAATTGGAACAGGCAAAGTCATTGCTGACAACGACCTCACAGTCCATCGAAGGAATTACACAACTCGTCGGATTTACGGATAAAAGCTATTTTCACCGCTGCTTCAAAAAGAAATTTGGGCTTACTCCCGGAGCCTACAGGAAACTTCATACCTAA
- a CDS encoding N-acetyltransferase codes for MDFTIEKNIITLHQQDKQYGFIDFSMENEHLVSLKKVYVNPEYRGQGIAGKLMDFAAATFHDKGYTVRPVCPYAFTWYKRHPQFESEVIYPDQDQLSCQL; via the coding sequence ATGGACTTTACCATTGAGAAAAACATCATCACCCTGCACCAGCAGGACAAACAGTACGGATTCATCGACTTTTCCATGGAAAACGAACATCTGGTCAGTCTGAAAAAGGTTTATGTCAATCCTGAATACAGAGGACAGGGAATAGCAGGAAAACTGATGGACTTTGCAGCCGCTACGTTTCACGATAAAGGCTACACGGTCAGGCCTGTCTGTCCATACGCCTTTACATGGTATAAGAGGCACCCACAGTTTGAAAGTGAAGTCATCTATCCTGACCAGGATCAGCTTTCCTGTCAGCTCTGA
- a CDS encoding MFS transporter, producing the protein MQYHSKHLIRQGNHKVKKNGTGFYLFWSTQMVSTLGSSMTSYALILWIYERTHRAFPVSLLSFYSYISYIIASFLTGPFIDRGNRKRTLVLCDSIAALCSLLICIVSLQHNLNTGYVFAAAVIVGATNAVSAPIQTIVAGCLIPQRNYEKASGLKSFSSSLTAACTPAFATVFYSIWGLSGILIVDLCSFFVAVSALLFVINVPEPAPTERKDQGSYIEEGKIGYLFLLQHKGLFQIIISMCIMNFFSRLTYENILPAMILGRSGSSTVLAWVTGVIGIGGIVGGLMVSLFPLPKHKVKLLYVAAGFSFLFGDLLMGFGKSLWLWLPAAVAASIPIPFIIATQQYLLYQTVPEQLQGKVFAARNAIQYATIPIGILLGGWLSDSVFEPLIGMQGSIPSLLRKFLGSTPGSGMGAMFLCTGILGTLTCIIAARNKHVKKLDSSM; encoded by the coding sequence ATGCAGTACCATAGCAAGCATCTTATCAGACAGGGAAATCACAAGGTGAAGAAAAACGGCACAGGATTCTATCTGTTCTGGTCAACACAGATGGTGTCGACCCTCGGCAGTTCCATGACCAGTTATGCCCTGATCCTTTGGATATACGAAAGGACACATCGGGCATTCCCCGTTTCCCTTTTATCTTTCTATTCCTATATTTCATATATAATTGCCAGTTTTCTTACAGGACCGTTCATTGACCGCGGCAACCGGAAACGGACGCTGGTCCTCTGCGATTCCATTGCAGCCCTCTGTTCCCTTCTCATCTGCATCGTTTCCCTTCAGCACAACCTGAATACCGGGTATGTCTTTGCTGCTGCAGTCATTGTCGGAGCAACAAATGCAGTATCAGCTCCGATCCAGACAATTGTAGCAGGATGCCTCATCCCTCAGAGAAATTATGAAAAAGCCAGCGGCCTAAAATCTTTTTCCTCATCCCTGACCGCGGCATGCACCCCCGCATTTGCCACGGTCTTTTACAGCATCTGGGGCTTGAGCGGTATCCTTATAGTAGACCTGTGTAGTTTTTTTGTAGCCGTTTCGGCCCTCCTGTTTGTCATCAACGTACCAGAACCAGCCCCTACTGAAAGAAAGGACCAAGGTTCATATATTGAAGAGGGCAAAATCGGGTATCTATTCCTCCTACAACACAAAGGACTCTTCCAAATCATCATCAGTATGTGCATCATGAATTTCTTTTCCCGTCTGACCTATGAGAACATCCTTCCCGCAATGATCTTGGGACGGTCAGGCTCTTCCACTGTACTTGCATGGGTAACAGGAGTCATCGGCATCGGAGGAATCGTGGGAGGTTTGATGGTCTCACTGTTTCCGCTTCCAAAGCATAAAGTCAAATTGCTTTATGTCGCCGCTGGCTTTTCTTTCCTTTTCGGAGACCTGCTGATGGGTTTCGGAAAGAGCCTATGGCTTTGGCTGCCAGCTGCAGTTGCAGCCAGCATACCTATTCCTTTCATCATAGCCACCCAACAATATCTGCTCTATCAGACCGTACCGGAACAGCTCCAAGGAAAAGTATTTGCAGCCCGCAATGCAATCCAATATGCAACGATTCCTATCGGCATCCTTTTGGGAGGCTGGCTTTCTGATTCTGTATTCGAACCTCTGATCGGCATGCAGGGTTCCATTCCCAGTCTGCTGAGAAAGTTTCTTGGCTCGACTCCAGGTTCAGGAATGGGAGCTATGTTCCTCTGCACAGGAATCCTCGGAACCCTGACATGTATCATTGCAGCAAGAAATAAGCACGTCAAGAAACTTGACAGTAGCATGTAG
- the trmB gene encoding tRNA (guanosine(46)-N7)-methyltransferase TrmB gives MKERPKVVFEDIPELQFVEPEADGNRRIHSYVLRTGALHTFQVEAVRKYYSHYCVPYGKQLLDFQEIFGNDRPVIMEIGFGMGQSTARIAKEREQFNYLGVEVFLSGFTKLLATVGDTGIENIRLMRFDAVRILEDMISDGSLAGFHIFFPDPWPKKKHRKRRLIQPDFAALLTRKLRAGGYIYCTTDWQDYADQMLSVFSATKGLHNPYGGFAPTRPWRPTTKYERRGRDLDYEISEVWFEKDQS, from the coding sequence ATGAAGGAAAGACCGAAAGTAGTTTTTGAAGATATACCTGAACTGCAGTTCGTGGAACCTGAGGCTGACGGAAACCGTAGGATACATTCATATGTACTCCGTACGGGAGCATTGCATACGTTTCAGGTAGAAGCTGTACGGAAATATTACAGCCACTACTGTGTCCCTTATGGAAAACAGCTGCTTGATTTCCAAGAGATCTTCGGCAATGACAGGCCGGTGATCATGGAAATAGGGTTCGGTATGGGACAGAGCACTGCCAGGATTGCAAAGGAACGTGAGCAGTTCAACTATCTGGGAGTTGAAGTCTTCCTCAGCGGTTTTACCAAGTTGCTTGCAACTGTCGGCGATACAGGGATAGAAAACATCAGGCTGATGCGATTCGATGCAGTCCGGATATTGGAAGATATGATCAGTGACGGGAGCCTTGCAGGTTTCCATATATTCTTCCCTGATCCCTGGCCAAAGAAAAAACACCGTAAACGGCGGTTGATCCAACCGGATTTTGCAGCGTTGCTGACAAGGAAGCTGAGAGCTGGAGGCTACATCTACTGTACGACTGATTGGCAGGACTATGCTGACCAGATGCTTTCGGTATTTTCAGCAACAAAGGGACTGCACAACCCCTATGGTGGTTTTGCTCCTACCAGACCATGGCGGCCTACGACAAAATATGAGCGACGGGGCAGGGACCTGGACTATGAAATCAGTGAAGTCTGGTTTGAAAAGGATCAGAGCTGA
- a CDS encoding MATE family efflux transporter, producing the protein MSGQVHMEKPVGHIVRELAVPASTGLLFNTLYNVVDTYFAGRQVGTAALSGITIAFPIYFIVTAVSGGLGSGTTALCSIALGKDDRTKFHHFAVGSLLLSLAAGVLLACMVPLLRFLMLLAGAEGQSLVEGLKYIDVIFFGAVFFCLNAVMNGFLNSQGDSRSYRNFLILGFFLNVLLDPLFVMGWGGLPRLGAVGVALSTVLIQASGSIYLAFRCIHSKNFDRLLFLKARASLRELGELLRQGVPAMLNIGTTALGIFVINYFILKLAPGSQTIAAYGAAMRVEQLALIPTMGLNTAALAICGQSFGAGRMDRIHKVVQHTLVWGVSMISIGGIIIYPLVSFLLGLFSSDKAVIAAGVQYLHIELFAFPTYVILGILVSALQGIKKPDFAVYIGLYRQICMPWFLFTILGRYMGISGVYVGIVVVNWSAVLIACLYYRSVISHLAGLQKS; encoded by the coding sequence ATGAGCGGGCAGGTACATATGGAAAAGCCGGTTGGACATATTGTCAGGGAACTTGCTGTACCTGCGAGCACCGGTCTGTTGTTCAATACCCTATACAATGTCGTCGATACTTATTTTGCCGGACGGCAGGTCGGCACGGCAGCCTTGTCAGGAATTACCATTGCATTTCCCATCTATTTCATTGTCACTGCTGTGTCCGGAGGACTTGGCAGCGGTACTACTGCCCTATGTTCGATTGCCTTGGGGAAGGATGACCGGACAAAGTTCCATCACTTTGCGGTCGGTTCCCTTTTGCTTTCTCTTGCAGCAGGTGTTCTGCTGGCTTGCATGGTACCTTTGCTTAGGTTCCTCATGTTGCTTGCGGGAGCAGAGGGACAGAGTTTGGTTGAAGGATTGAAGTACATAGATGTCATTTTCTTCGGTGCTGTCTTTTTTTGTCTCAATGCAGTCATGAACGGTTTTCTCAACAGCCAGGGTGACTCAAGGAGCTACCGTAATTTCCTGATACTCGGATTCTTCCTCAATGTCTTGCTTGATCCTCTGTTTGTCATGGGATGGGGAGGCCTGCCACGGCTGGGGGCTGTCGGCGTAGCACTGTCAACGGTATTGATCCAGGCGAGCGGAAGTATCTACCTGGCTTTCAGATGTATCCATAGCAAGAATTTTGACCGCTTGCTGTTTCTCAAGGCACGGGCAAGTCTACGGGAACTGGGGGAACTTTTGAGGCAGGGGGTTCCTGCAATGCTGAATATCGGAACAACTGCGCTTGGCATATTCGTGATAAATTATTTTATCCTGAAACTTGCTCCAGGTTCCCAGACCATTGCTGCCTATGGGGCTGCAATGCGGGTGGAACAACTTGCCTTGATCCCGACCATGGGACTCAATACAGCTGCATTGGCTATCTGCGGGCAAAGTTTTGGTGCAGGACGGATGGACAGGATTCACAAAGTAGTGCAGCACACCCTTGTCTGGGGTGTCTCGATGATCAGCATAGGCGGCATAATCATCTATCCTCTGGTTTCGTTCTTACTTGGTCTGTTTTCATCTGACAAGGCTGTAATTGCCGCCGGAGTCCAATATCTTCATATTGAGTTGTTTGCCTTTCCGACCTATGTCATCCTAGGGATACTGGTCAGCGCCCTGCAGGGAATCAAGAAACCGGATTTTGCTGTCTATATCGGACTGTATCGGCAGATATGCATGCCATGGTTTCTGTTTACTATCCTTGGACGATATATGGGCATCAGCGGCGTTTATGTCGGAATTGTCGTGGTAAACTGGAGTGCAGTACTTATTGCGTGCCTCTATTACAGGTCTGTCATTTCACATCTTGCTGGTCTGCAGAAAAGCTGA